In one window of Branchiostoma floridae strain S238N-H82 chromosome 14, Bfl_VNyyK, whole genome shotgun sequence DNA:
- the LOC118430987 gene encoding centrosomal protein of 104 kDa-like isoform X3: MPTKVPFKVIQAASQDDGFSAKELETHAPTVNGWVSSRFCLYPQELVLKLNERVRIRKLQLLSHQYLIATKVEFFVGEGNRDSLGALHGNNFSRLGYVSLSDNEKTGYRARELKSVHVDCYGQFIKIILHKNYINRFNLFNQVGLVAINIIGENKDSHVQEKPPVSSEYTDPAMWGLINRPDYISPMDDLAFDMYQDPEVAQIIRKLDAKKAEAVRQERYDHAKKLKQAVVDLQKVGERLGKYEVEKRRAVENEDYDLAKMKKVQMEEYRLKVYQQLELHNLLDNKPTRPRNDPPPPQPRPPPREPDPPPPQPRTPPPPAQDQSPRIRENPAPNQSGEGLQEPVRQSYEERPIPTLRKQPAPAPEPEPDFYAAAAEPEDIQTSPREEEPEPMSEKNQREASAVIDVYGLPLVAGAYSKNWAHREDALLKVYKEMSEMGPDTPRDQCKSKLRAAIFLVQRSIKDKVFAVFSASLKLLKMILEDYIPQHKLGKADVTYCVEKTMPNLLAKTGDSAARQRVAALNYIQDMAQFKDVKPTHLVPHHATQPFKLTIPARLALSRVELVERLLKDLGLEKNSGLTVDNVMKFAVPALDHTAGEVRDAAVRVILDLYKAVGTPVRDYLPPDDQATRKKPLYKNIFDSFDRIDGKPTEAELKVQKQAAEKKKQEEIEQLQAQIAQLKDLQANIGKEDEEAGPSKGQFDLSRQSTTLSNTNSKVPLGDINIQINVVQKDEGKEDQKSKPPTTHSKHRPPPREKSTLNAPSEAGDDVSSLMEKMASIASSRRGSYLEEDSMCIFCGERNEAFTEEGLDLHYWKSCPMLRRCQHCKQVVEIAGLTEHLLTECDQSDNFQQCPRCTEAIPKDDYDEHNRLKQCVVAKPEKVANHCPLCHQNIPPGEEGWKTHLMGKDGCKNNPRRVQALEKKGGRAGAGIKGKAAAKSRQQAGSRVGVRGGKVGGKTPRGK, from the exons atgcCAACCAAAGTGCCGTTTAAAGTCATCCAGGCCGCCAGTCAAGATGACGGATTTAGCGCTAAAGAACTGGAGACCCATGCACCTACGGTCAATGGTTGGGTCAGTTCCAG GTTCTGTTTGTATCCCCAAGAGTTGGTTCTAAAGCTGAATGAACGGGTCAGAATAAGGAAGCTTCAGCTGCTGTCACACCAGTACTTGATAG CAACCAAAGTGGAGTTCTTTGTAGGTGAAGGCAACAGAGATTCATTAGGAGCGTTACATGGGAACAACTTTAGTAGATTAGG TTATGTGTCTCTATCCGACAACGAAAAAACTGGGTACAGGGCACGGGAACTGAAGTCTGTTCATGTGGACTGCTATGGACAGTTTATCAAGATCATTCTGCACAAAAACTACATCAATAGATTCAACCTCTTTAACCAG GTTGGCCTTGTTGCAATTAACATCATTGGTGAGAACAAAGATTCCCATGTGCAAGAAAAACCG CCAGTCAGTTCAGAATACACAGACCCTGCTATGTGGGGTCTCATTAACAG ACCTGACTACATCTCTCCCATGGATGACCTGGCCTTCGACATGTACCAG GACCCAGAAGTAGCACAGATCATCAGGAAACTGGATGCCAAGAAGGCAGAGGCTGTGCGAC aagAAAGATATGACCATGCAAAGAAACTTAAGCAAGCTGTGGTAGATCTgcaaaag GTGGGAGAGAGACTTGGGAAGTATGAGGTAGAGAAACGGCGGGCGGTGGAGAATGAAGACTATGATTTGGCCAAGATGAAGAAGGTTCAGATGGAGGAGTACCGACTTAAGGTGTACCAACAACTGGAGCTGCATAACCTGCTGGACAATAAG CCTACCAGACCCAGGAATGACCCACCCCCTCCTCAGCCCAGACCACCCCCACGGGAAccagacccccctcccccgcagCCCAGGACCCCGCCCCCTCCAGCTCAG GACCAATCACCACGCATCAGAGAAAACCCTGCTCCCAACCAATCAGGAGAGGGTTTACAGGAG CCAGTGAGACAATCCTATGAAGAGAGACCCATTCCTACACTGAGAAA ACAACCAGCACCAGcccctgaacctgaacctgactTCTACGCGGCTGCGGCGGAGCCCGAGGACATCCAGACCTCCCCGCGGGAGGAAGAACCAGAACCCATGTCTGAGAAGAACCAGCGGGAGGCCAGTGCTGTCATCGATGTGTACGGACTGCCTCTG GTTGCTGGGGCCTACTCTAAGAACTGGGCCCACCGTGAAGACGCCTTGTTGAAGGTGTATAAGGAGATGTCTGAGATGGGGCCAGACACACCCAGGGACCAGTGTAAATCCAAactcagggcggccatctttctGGTGCAGAGGTCAATCAAGGACAAAGTCTTTGCT GTGTTCAGTGCGTCGCTAAAGCTTCTGAAAATGATCCTTGAAGACTACATACCTCAGCACAA ACTAGGGAAGGCTGATGTGACTTACTGTGTGGAGAAGACCATGCCCAACCTCTTAGCTAAGACAGGAGACTCT GCTGCCAGACAGAGAGTGGCAGCTCTGAACTACATCCAGGACATGGCTCAGTTCAAGGATGTCAAGCCCACTCACCTGGTACCACATCATGCCACTCAACCCTTCAAACTCACCATTCCAGCCAGACTGGCCCTCAGCAGGGTAGAGCTGGTCGAACGGCTACTCAAGGATTTAGGGCTGGAGAAAAACAG TGGGCTAACTGTGGACAATGTCATGAAG TTTGCAGTGCCAGCACTGGACCACACAGCAGGAGAAGTTAGAGATGCAGCAGTGAGGGTGATACTGGACTTGTACAAGGCTGTGGGCACACCAGTCAGGGACTACCTACCACCTGATGATCAAGCCACCAGGAAGAAACCTCTCTACAAAAACATCTTTGATAGTTTTGACCGGATCGATGGAAAGCCAACGGAAGCAGAGCTCAAG GTTCAAAAACAGGCTGctgagaaaaagaaacaagaggaG ATTGAACAACTCCAGGCACAGATTGCACAGCTGAAAGATCTACAGGCTAACATTGGGAAG GAGGATGAGGAGGCGGGCCCCTCAAAAGGTCAGTTCGACTTGAGCCGACAATCCACCACCCTCTCTAACACAAACAGCAAAGTCCCCCTCGGGGACATCAACATACAGATTAACGTGGTGCAGAAAG ATGAAGGCAAAGAGGACCAGAAGAGTAAACCGCCCACCACCCACTCCAagcatcgcccccctccccgtgAGAAGTCCACCCTCAACGCTCCCTCAGAAGCAGGGGATGATGTATCTTCTCTCATGGAAAA AATGGCTTCAATTGCCTCTAGTAGGAGGGGTTCATATCTTGAGGAGGATAG CATGTGTATCTTTTGTGGTGAGCGTAATGAGGCGTTCACAGAGGAAGGGCTGGATCTGCACTACTGGAAGAGCTGCCCCATGCTGCGGAGGTGTCAGCACTGTAAACAG GTTGTTGAGATTGCAGGCCTGACAGAGCACCTCCTGACAGAGTGTGACCAAAGTGACAACTTCCAACAGTGTCCCCGCTGTACAGAGGCTATCCCTAAGGACGACTATGATGAACATAACAGGCTGAAACAGTGTGTTG TTGCCAAGCCAGAGAAGGTAGCTAACCACTGCCCCCTGTGTCATCAGAACATTCCACCAGGAGAGGAG GGTTGGAAAACTCACCTCATGGGGAAGGATGGCTGCAAAAACAATCCCCGCAGAGTGCAGGCTTTAGAGAAGAAAG GAGGGAGAGCAGGAGCAGGAATTAAGGGGAAAGCAGCAGCAAAGAGCAGACAGCAGGCAGGCAGCAGGGTGGGGGTCAGGGGTGGGAAGGTTGGGGGCAAGACACCCAGGGGGAAGTGA
- the LOC118430987 gene encoding centrosomal protein of 104 kDa-like isoform X1, whose protein sequence is MPTKVPFKVIQAASQDDGFSAKELETHAPTVNGWVSSRFCLYPQELVLKLNERVRIRKLQLLSHQYLIATKVEFFVGEGNRDSLGALHGNNFSRLGYVSLSDNEKTGYRARELKSVHVDCYGQFIKIILHKNYINRFNLFNQVGLVAINIIGENKDSHVQEKPLPPKKISFSELQPVSSEYTDPAMWGLINRPDYISPMDDLAFDMYQDPEVAQIIRKLDAKKAEAVRQERYDHAKKLKQAVVDLQKVGERLGKYEVEKRRAVENEDYDLAKMKKVQMEEYRLKVYQQLELHNLLDNKPTRPRNDPPPPQPRPPPREPDPPPPQPRTPPPPAQDQSPRIRENPAPNQSGEGLQEPVRQSYEERPIPTLRKQPAPAPEPEPDFYAAAAEPEDIQTSPREEEPEPMSEKNQREASAVIDVYGLPLVAGAYSKNWAHREDALLKVYKEMSEMGPDTPRDQCKSKLRAAIFLVQRSIKDKVFAVFSASLKLLKMILEDYIPQHKLGKADVTYCVEKTMPNLLAKTGDSAARQRVAALNYIQDMAQFKDVKPTHLVPHHATQPFKLTIPARLALSRVELVERLLKDLGLEKNSGLTVDNVMKFAVPALDHTAGEVRDAAVRVILDLYKAVGTPVRDYLPPDDQATRKKPLYKNIFDSFDRIDGKPTEAELKVQKQAAEKKKQEEIEQLQAQIAQLKDLQANIGKEDEEAGPSKGQFDLSRQSTTLSNTNSKVPLGDINIQINVVQKDEGKEDQKSKPPTTHSKHRPPPREKSTLNAPSEAGDDVSSLMEKMASIASSRRGSYLEEDSMCIFCGERNEAFTEEGLDLHYWKSCPMLRRCQHCKQVVEIAGLTEHLLTECDQSDNFQQCPRCTEAIPKDDYDEHNRLKQCVVAKPEKVANHCPLCHQNIPPGEEGWKTHLMGKDGCKNNPRRVQALEKKGGRAGAGIKGKAAAKSRQQAGSRVGVRGGKVGGKTPRGK, encoded by the exons atgcCAACCAAAGTGCCGTTTAAAGTCATCCAGGCCGCCAGTCAAGATGACGGATTTAGCGCTAAAGAACTGGAGACCCATGCACCTACGGTCAATGGTTGGGTCAGTTCCAG GTTCTGTTTGTATCCCCAAGAGTTGGTTCTAAAGCTGAATGAACGGGTCAGAATAAGGAAGCTTCAGCTGCTGTCACACCAGTACTTGATAG CAACCAAAGTGGAGTTCTTTGTAGGTGAAGGCAACAGAGATTCATTAGGAGCGTTACATGGGAACAACTTTAGTAGATTAGG TTATGTGTCTCTATCCGACAACGAAAAAACTGGGTACAGGGCACGGGAACTGAAGTCTGTTCATGTGGACTGCTATGGACAGTTTATCAAGATCATTCTGCACAAAAACTACATCAATAGATTCAACCTCTTTAACCAG GTTGGCCTTGTTGCAATTAACATCATTGGTGAGAACAAAGATTCCCATGTGCAAGAAAAACCG CTGCCACCCAAGAAGATTTCATTCTCAGAATTG CAACCAGTCAGTTCAGAATACACAGACCCTGCTATGTGGGGTCTCATTAACAG ACCTGACTACATCTCTCCCATGGATGACCTGGCCTTCGACATGTACCAG GACCCAGAAGTAGCACAGATCATCAGGAAACTGGATGCCAAGAAGGCAGAGGCTGTGCGAC aagAAAGATATGACCATGCAAAGAAACTTAAGCAAGCTGTGGTAGATCTgcaaaag GTGGGAGAGAGACTTGGGAAGTATGAGGTAGAGAAACGGCGGGCGGTGGAGAATGAAGACTATGATTTGGCCAAGATGAAGAAGGTTCAGATGGAGGAGTACCGACTTAAGGTGTACCAACAACTGGAGCTGCATAACCTGCTGGACAATAAG CCTACCAGACCCAGGAATGACCCACCCCCTCCTCAGCCCAGACCACCCCCACGGGAAccagacccccctcccccgcagCCCAGGACCCCGCCCCCTCCAGCTCAG GACCAATCACCACGCATCAGAGAAAACCCTGCTCCCAACCAATCAGGAGAGGGTTTACAGGAG CCAGTGAGACAATCCTATGAAGAGAGACCCATTCCTACACTGAGAAA ACAACCAGCACCAGcccctgaacctgaacctgactTCTACGCGGCTGCGGCGGAGCCCGAGGACATCCAGACCTCCCCGCGGGAGGAAGAACCAGAACCCATGTCTGAGAAGAACCAGCGGGAGGCCAGTGCTGTCATCGATGTGTACGGACTGCCTCTG GTTGCTGGGGCCTACTCTAAGAACTGGGCCCACCGTGAAGACGCCTTGTTGAAGGTGTATAAGGAGATGTCTGAGATGGGGCCAGACACACCCAGGGACCAGTGTAAATCCAAactcagggcggccatctttctGGTGCAGAGGTCAATCAAGGACAAAGTCTTTGCT GTGTTCAGTGCGTCGCTAAAGCTTCTGAAAATGATCCTTGAAGACTACATACCTCAGCACAA ACTAGGGAAGGCTGATGTGACTTACTGTGTGGAGAAGACCATGCCCAACCTCTTAGCTAAGACAGGAGACTCT GCTGCCAGACAGAGAGTGGCAGCTCTGAACTACATCCAGGACATGGCTCAGTTCAAGGATGTCAAGCCCACTCACCTGGTACCACATCATGCCACTCAACCCTTCAAACTCACCATTCCAGCCAGACTGGCCCTCAGCAGGGTAGAGCTGGTCGAACGGCTACTCAAGGATTTAGGGCTGGAGAAAAACAG TGGGCTAACTGTGGACAATGTCATGAAG TTTGCAGTGCCAGCACTGGACCACACAGCAGGAGAAGTTAGAGATGCAGCAGTGAGGGTGATACTGGACTTGTACAAGGCTGTGGGCACACCAGTCAGGGACTACCTACCACCTGATGATCAAGCCACCAGGAAGAAACCTCTCTACAAAAACATCTTTGATAGTTTTGACCGGATCGATGGAAAGCCAACGGAAGCAGAGCTCAAG GTTCAAAAACAGGCTGctgagaaaaagaaacaagaggaG ATTGAACAACTCCAGGCACAGATTGCACAGCTGAAAGATCTACAGGCTAACATTGGGAAG GAGGATGAGGAGGCGGGCCCCTCAAAAGGTCAGTTCGACTTGAGCCGACAATCCACCACCCTCTCTAACACAAACAGCAAAGTCCCCCTCGGGGACATCAACATACAGATTAACGTGGTGCAGAAAG ATGAAGGCAAAGAGGACCAGAAGAGTAAACCGCCCACCACCCACTCCAagcatcgcccccctccccgtgAGAAGTCCACCCTCAACGCTCCCTCAGAAGCAGGGGATGATGTATCTTCTCTCATGGAAAA AATGGCTTCAATTGCCTCTAGTAGGAGGGGTTCATATCTTGAGGAGGATAG CATGTGTATCTTTTGTGGTGAGCGTAATGAGGCGTTCACAGAGGAAGGGCTGGATCTGCACTACTGGAAGAGCTGCCCCATGCTGCGGAGGTGTCAGCACTGTAAACAG GTTGTTGAGATTGCAGGCCTGACAGAGCACCTCCTGACAGAGTGTGACCAAAGTGACAACTTCCAACAGTGTCCCCGCTGTACAGAGGCTATCCCTAAGGACGACTATGATGAACATAACAGGCTGAAACAGTGTGTTG TTGCCAAGCCAGAGAAGGTAGCTAACCACTGCCCCCTGTGTCATCAGAACATTCCACCAGGAGAGGAG GGTTGGAAAACTCACCTCATGGGGAAGGATGGCTGCAAAAACAATCCCCGCAGAGTGCAGGCTTTAGAGAAGAAAG GAGGGAGAGCAGGAGCAGGAATTAAGGGGAAAGCAGCAGCAAAGAGCAGACAGCAGGCAGGCAGCAGGGTGGGGGTCAGGGGTGGGAAGGTTGGGGGCAAGACACCCAGGGGGAAGTGA
- the LOC118430987 gene encoding centrosomal protein of 104 kDa-like isoform X5: MPTKVPFKVIQAASQDDGFSAKELETHAPTVNGWVSSRFCLYPQELVLKLNERVRIRKLQLLSHQYLIATKVEFFVGEGNRDSLGALHGNNFSRLGYVSLSDNEKTGYRARELKSVHVDCYGQFIKIILHKNYINRFNLFNQVGLVAINIIGENKDSHVQEKPLPPKKISFSELQPVSSEYTDPAMWGLINRPDYISPMDDLAFDMYQDPEVAQIIRKLDAKKAEAVRQERYDHAKKLKQAVVDLQKVGERLGKYEVEKRRAVENEDYDLAKMKKVQMEEYRLKVYQQLELHNLLDNKPTRPRNDPPPPQPRPPPREPDPPPPQPRTPPPPAQPVRQSYEERPIPTLRKQPAPAPEPEPDFYAAAAEPEDIQTSPREEEPEPMSEKNQREASAVIDVYGLPLVAGAYSKNWAHREDALLKVYKEMSEMGPDTPRDQCKSKLRAAIFLVQRSIKDKVFAVFSASLKLLKMILEDYIPQHKLGKADVTYCVEKTMPNLLAKTGDSAARQRVAALNYIQDMAQFKDVKPTHLVPHHATQPFKLTIPARLALSRVELVERLLKDLGLEKNSGLTVDNVMKFAVPALDHTAGEVRDAAVRVILDLYKAVGTPVRDYLPPDDQATRKKPLYKNIFDSFDRIDGKPTEAELKVQKQAAEKKKQEEIEQLQAQIAQLKDLQANIGKEDEEAGPSKGQFDLSRQSTTLSNTNSKVPLGDINIQINVVQKDEGKEDQKSKPPTTHSKHRPPPREKSTLNAPSEAGDDVSSLMEKMASIASSRRGSYLEEDSMCIFCGERNEAFTEEGLDLHYWKSCPMLRRCQHCKQVVEIAGLTEHLLTECDQSDNFQQCPRCTEAIPKDDYDEHNRLKQCVVAKPEKVANHCPLCHQNIPPGEEGWKTHLMGKDGCKNNPRRVQALEKKGGRAGAGIKGKAAAKSRQQAGSRVGVRGGKVGGKTPRGK, encoded by the exons atgcCAACCAAAGTGCCGTTTAAAGTCATCCAGGCCGCCAGTCAAGATGACGGATTTAGCGCTAAAGAACTGGAGACCCATGCACCTACGGTCAATGGTTGGGTCAGTTCCAG GTTCTGTTTGTATCCCCAAGAGTTGGTTCTAAAGCTGAATGAACGGGTCAGAATAAGGAAGCTTCAGCTGCTGTCACACCAGTACTTGATAG CAACCAAAGTGGAGTTCTTTGTAGGTGAAGGCAACAGAGATTCATTAGGAGCGTTACATGGGAACAACTTTAGTAGATTAGG TTATGTGTCTCTATCCGACAACGAAAAAACTGGGTACAGGGCACGGGAACTGAAGTCTGTTCATGTGGACTGCTATGGACAGTTTATCAAGATCATTCTGCACAAAAACTACATCAATAGATTCAACCTCTTTAACCAG GTTGGCCTTGTTGCAATTAACATCATTGGTGAGAACAAAGATTCCCATGTGCAAGAAAAACCG CTGCCACCCAAGAAGATTTCATTCTCAGAATTG CAACCAGTCAGTTCAGAATACACAGACCCTGCTATGTGGGGTCTCATTAACAG ACCTGACTACATCTCTCCCATGGATGACCTGGCCTTCGACATGTACCAG GACCCAGAAGTAGCACAGATCATCAGGAAACTGGATGCCAAGAAGGCAGAGGCTGTGCGAC aagAAAGATATGACCATGCAAAGAAACTTAAGCAAGCTGTGGTAGATCTgcaaaag GTGGGAGAGAGACTTGGGAAGTATGAGGTAGAGAAACGGCGGGCGGTGGAGAATGAAGACTATGATTTGGCCAAGATGAAGAAGGTTCAGATGGAGGAGTACCGACTTAAGGTGTACCAACAACTGGAGCTGCATAACCTGCTGGACAATAAG CCTACCAGACCCAGGAATGACCCACCCCCTCCTCAGCCCAGACCACCCCCACGGGAAccagacccccctcccccgcagCCCAGGACCCCGCCCCCTCCAGCTCAG CCAGTGAGACAATCCTATGAAGAGAGACCCATTCCTACACTGAGAAA ACAACCAGCACCAGcccctgaacctgaacctgactTCTACGCGGCTGCGGCGGAGCCCGAGGACATCCAGACCTCCCCGCGGGAGGAAGAACCAGAACCCATGTCTGAGAAGAACCAGCGGGAGGCCAGTGCTGTCATCGATGTGTACGGACTGCCTCTG GTTGCTGGGGCCTACTCTAAGAACTGGGCCCACCGTGAAGACGCCTTGTTGAAGGTGTATAAGGAGATGTCTGAGATGGGGCCAGACACACCCAGGGACCAGTGTAAATCCAAactcagggcggccatctttctGGTGCAGAGGTCAATCAAGGACAAAGTCTTTGCT GTGTTCAGTGCGTCGCTAAAGCTTCTGAAAATGATCCTTGAAGACTACATACCTCAGCACAA ACTAGGGAAGGCTGATGTGACTTACTGTGTGGAGAAGACCATGCCCAACCTCTTAGCTAAGACAGGAGACTCT GCTGCCAGACAGAGAGTGGCAGCTCTGAACTACATCCAGGACATGGCTCAGTTCAAGGATGTCAAGCCCACTCACCTGGTACCACATCATGCCACTCAACCCTTCAAACTCACCATTCCAGCCAGACTGGCCCTCAGCAGGGTAGAGCTGGTCGAACGGCTACTCAAGGATTTAGGGCTGGAGAAAAACAG TGGGCTAACTGTGGACAATGTCATGAAG TTTGCAGTGCCAGCACTGGACCACACAGCAGGAGAAGTTAGAGATGCAGCAGTGAGGGTGATACTGGACTTGTACAAGGCTGTGGGCACACCAGTCAGGGACTACCTACCACCTGATGATCAAGCCACCAGGAAGAAACCTCTCTACAAAAACATCTTTGATAGTTTTGACCGGATCGATGGAAAGCCAACGGAAGCAGAGCTCAAG GTTCAAAAACAGGCTGctgagaaaaagaaacaagaggaG ATTGAACAACTCCAGGCACAGATTGCACAGCTGAAAGATCTACAGGCTAACATTGGGAAG GAGGATGAGGAGGCGGGCCCCTCAAAAGGTCAGTTCGACTTGAGCCGACAATCCACCACCCTCTCTAACACAAACAGCAAAGTCCCCCTCGGGGACATCAACATACAGATTAACGTGGTGCAGAAAG ATGAAGGCAAAGAGGACCAGAAGAGTAAACCGCCCACCACCCACTCCAagcatcgcccccctccccgtgAGAAGTCCACCCTCAACGCTCCCTCAGAAGCAGGGGATGATGTATCTTCTCTCATGGAAAA AATGGCTTCAATTGCCTCTAGTAGGAGGGGTTCATATCTTGAGGAGGATAG CATGTGTATCTTTTGTGGTGAGCGTAATGAGGCGTTCACAGAGGAAGGGCTGGATCTGCACTACTGGAAGAGCTGCCCCATGCTGCGGAGGTGTCAGCACTGTAAACAG GTTGTTGAGATTGCAGGCCTGACAGAGCACCTCCTGACAGAGTGTGACCAAAGTGACAACTTCCAACAGTGTCCCCGCTGTACAGAGGCTATCCCTAAGGACGACTATGATGAACATAACAGGCTGAAACAGTGTGTTG TTGCCAAGCCAGAGAAGGTAGCTAACCACTGCCCCCTGTGTCATCAGAACATTCCACCAGGAGAGGAG GGTTGGAAAACTCACCTCATGGGGAAGGATGGCTGCAAAAACAATCCCCGCAGAGTGCAGGCTTTAGAGAAGAAAG GAGGGAGAGCAGGAGCAGGAATTAAGGGGAAAGCAGCAGCAAAGAGCAGACAGCAGGCAGGCAGCAGGGTGGGGGTCAGGGGTGGGAAGGTTGGGGGCAAGACACCCAGGGGGAAGTGA